One genomic segment of Paenibacillus sp. FSL H8-0332 includes these proteins:
- a CDS encoding DUF4956 domain-containing protein — protein MLDSIFSVAESTSELTFMNAALTIVIAIILGGLISFTYMKTSPAGYSQSFTLTMVLLPVIVAIIILLIGSNVARAFSLAGAFSIIRFRSAPGDPKDITFVLFTMASGLACGVGAFGYAVFFTLILCVLMAVLSRTGFGLKKAMHKTLKVTIPENLGYEEAFAEVFNAFNVAYELKKIRTTELGSLYELVYAVTIDEQTSQKELLDAIRTRNGNLDLSLTMAPVMNEY, from the coding sequence ATGCTTGATTCGATATTTTCCGTAGCTGAGTCTACTTCGGAACTAACATTCATGAATGCTGCCTTGACCATCGTCATCGCCATTATCCTCGGCGGGCTGATCAGCTTCACCTACATGAAGACGAGCCCTGCGGGATACTCACAGAGCTTCACACTGACTATGGTTCTGCTGCCGGTCATTGTAGCGATCATCATCCTGCTTATCGGCAGCAATGTGGCCCGGGCCTTCAGCCTGGCGGGTGCCTTCTCGATCATCCGGTTCCGCAGCGCTCCCGGTGATCCGAAGGATATCACTTTTGTCCTGTTCACCATGGCCTCCGGGCTGGCCTGCGGGGTAGGGGCCTTCGGTTACGCGGTCTTTTTCACTCTTATCCTCTGCGTTCTGATGGCCGTGCTTAGCCGTACGGGCTTTGGACTTAAGAAGGCGATGCACAAGACACTGAAGGTAACGATCCCTGAGAATCTAGGTTATGAGGAAGCCTTCGCGGAGGTCTTCAACGCCTTCAATGTGGCCTACGAGCTGAAGAAGATCAGAACTACTGAGCTGGGCAGCCTGTATGAGCTGGTCTACGCTGTAACGATTGATGAGCAGACGAGCCAGAAGGAGCTGCTGGACGCCATCCGCACACGTAACGGGAACCTGGATCTCTCACTGACCATGGCACCTGTCATGAACGAATACTAA
- a CDS encoding polyphosphate polymerase domain-containing protein, with protein MAIEVFNRYENKYLFDHESYLKLYHELLEYMEPDAYNKQHEYYSITNLYYDTPQNSLIRSSLAKPKYREKLRIRAYGIPEGDTRVYLEIKKKVLGLVNKRRTPLKLDEAYAFIESGREPEFESYMNKQVIGEIKYLLTRYDLQPKLYLSYDRKAMFCKNNRDLRITFDTNIRCRRYDLKMEHGVYGEELLEPGQWLMEVKAEKTIPVWLARMLSEHQMYRTSFSKYGNEYKKMLRTSQSERECVCYA; from the coding sequence ATGGCTATTGAGGTCTTCAACCGTTACGAGAACAAGTATCTGTTCGACCATGAATCCTATCTGAAGCTCTATCACGAACTGCTGGAATATATGGAGCCTGATGCATACAACAAGCAGCACGAATATTATTCCATCACCAATCTGTATTATGACACCCCGCAGAATTCCCTGATCCGCAGCAGCCTGGCGAAGCCGAAGTACAGGGAGAAGCTGCGCATCAGAGCCTACGGCATTCCTGAAGGCGACACCAGAGTCTATCTGGAGATCAAGAAGAAGGTGCTGGGCCTGGTCAACAAAAGAAGAACCCCGCTGAAGCTGGATGAAGCCTATGCATTCATCGAGAGCGGCAGGGAGCCTGAATTCGAGAGCTATATGAACAAGCAGGTGATCGGGGAGATCAAGTACTTGCTGACCCGCTATGATCTGCAGCCGAAGCTGTATCTGTCCTATGACCGCAAAGCCATGTTTTGCAAAAACAACCGGGACCTCCGCATCACCTTCGACACCAATATCCGCTGCCGCCGGTATGATCTGAAGATGGAGCATGGCGTGTATGGCGAGGAGCTGCTGGAGCCGGGGCAATGGCTGATGGAAGTGAAGGCGGAGAAGACCATTCCGGTCTGGCTGGCCAGGATGCTGTCGGAGCATCAGATGTACCGCACCAGCTTCTCCAAATACGGCAACGAATATAAAAAAATGCTGCGAACCAGCCAATCAGAAAGAGAGTGTGTCTGCTATGCTTGA
- a CDS encoding response regulator transcription factor yields the protein MRILIVEDEVHLAEALTQILKKHNYSVDAVHDGRAGLDYAQSGIYDLLLLDIMMPEVDGISVLKELRKDGISTPVIMLTAKGEITDMVTGLDHGADDYIAKPFASEELLARIRAALRRKGEVIPDDALKFGDLELNTANPKLTVKGKEMKLNLKETELLELLILRKQAVTSKEQIIEKLWGFDSDAEHNNVEVYISFLRKKLAFLNSEVRISTIRGVGYVLEGSA from the coding sequence ATGAGAATATTAATCGTAGAAGATGAGGTCCATCTGGCGGAGGCCTTAACCCAAATCCTCAAAAAACACAATTATTCGGTAGACGCGGTGCATGACGGCCGAGCCGGTCTCGATTATGCGCAGAGCGGGATCTATGACCTGCTGCTGCTGGATATTATGATGCCGGAGGTGGATGGAATCAGCGTGCTGAAGGAACTGCGCAAGGACGGAATCTCCACACCGGTTATCATGCTTACCGCCAAAGGGGAGATTACCGACATGGTGACCGGACTCGATCATGGAGCAGACGATTATATCGCCAAGCCGTTCGCTTCGGAGGAGCTGCTGGCCCGTATCCGGGCTGCGCTGCGGCGTAAGGGCGAGGTGATTCCTGACGATGCTCTGAAGTTCGGGGATCTGGAGCTGAATACGGCCAACCCGAAGCTGACGGTGAAGGGCAAGGAGATGAAGCTGAATCTGAAGGAGACGGAGCTGCTGGAGCTGCTGATCCTAAGGAAGCAGGCAGTCACCTCGAAGGAGCAGATCATTGAGAAGCTATGGGGGTTCGATTCCGATGCGGAGCATAACAACGTGGAGGTCTATATTTCTTTTTTGCGTAAAAAGCTGGCCTTCCTGAACTCAGAGGTGCGCATCAGCACGATTAGGGGCGTAGGGTATGTGCTGGAGGGAAGTGCCTGA
- a CDS encoding HAMP domain-containing sensor histidine kinase, whose product MFNKLRTRFLIVNLVTISIIMLVAFAAIYIFTYRNVQGDIYMALHRIADMQQRGPGDGQGPHGSGGGGAMPAGQGPIDPYQPERSVSFTVQTDASGTMTGKESKFTMDDELYSAALKEALSQGKDTGRFTLDGSRWIFMVKPVSSGQQFVFMDITAQQQILTNLIYTFAAVGLLTLVILYFTSRYFAGRSIAPVREAFDKQKQFIADASHELKTPLTIINTNADVLLANSEDTIRNQAKWLQYIKSETERMTRLIGDLLYLTEMDDSRTGKLHSKFNMSEAVENIILTMEAVIFEKNITFSYDLQPELTVHGSSEQIKQVVMILLDNAVKYTNPKGAVHISLHKQNSDVLLSVSNTGEGIAAEHLTRIFDRFYRTDTSRARKQGGYGLGLAIARSIVDQHNGKIYAKSVAGESVTFYVQLP is encoded by the coding sequence ATGTTCAATAAACTCCGAACCCGGTTCCTGATTGTCAATCTCGTCACCATCTCCATTATCATGCTGGTGGCCTTCGCCGCCATCTACATCTTCACGTACCGCAATGTGCAGGGAGACATCTATATGGCGCTTCACCGGATTGCGGACATGCAGCAGCGGGGTCCGGGCGACGGACAAGGCCCACACGGTTCAGGTGGCGGCGGGGCAATGCCCGCGGGTCAGGGGCCGATCGACCCTTACCAGCCGGAGCGCTCCGTCTCGTTCACGGTGCAGACAGATGCCAGCGGCACGATGACCGGCAAAGAATCGAAGTTCACGATGGATGATGAACTCTATAGCGCCGCGCTGAAGGAGGCGCTCAGCCAGGGCAAGGACACCGGCCGGTTCACGCTGGACGGCAGCCGCTGGATCTTCATGGTGAAGCCTGTAAGCAGCGGACAACAGTTTGTCTTCATGGACATCACCGCCCAGCAGCAGATCCTGACGAACCTGATCTATACCTTCGCGGCTGTCGGCCTGCTGACGCTGGTCATCCTCTACTTCACCAGCCGCTACTTTGCGGGGCGCTCGATTGCGCCGGTGCGGGAGGCTTTTGACAAGCAGAAGCAGTTCATTGCCGACGCCTCCCATGAGCTGAAGACGCCGTTGACGATTATTAACACCAACGCGGATGTGCTGCTGGCGAACAGTGAGGATACGATCCGCAATCAGGCAAAATGGCTGCAGTACATCAAGTCCGAAACGGAGCGTATGACGCGGCTGATAGGCGATCTGCTGTACCTGACGGAGATGGATGACTCCCGGACCGGGAAGCTCCACAGCAAGTTCAACATGAGCGAGGCGGTAGAGAATATTATTCTAACCATGGAGGCCGTCATCTTCGAGAAGAATATCACCTTCAGCTACGACCTTCAGCCTGAGCTTACCGTACACGGCAGCAGCGAGCAGATCAAGCAGGTGGTCATGATTCTGCTGGATAACGCTGTGAAATATACGAATCCTAAGGGCGCTGTCCATATCTCCCTCCATAAGCAGAACAGCGATGTCCTCCTCTCCGTCTCGAATACGGGGGAAGGCATCGCTGCTGAACATCTGACGCGGATTTTTGACCGCTTTTACCGTACGGATACCTCCAGAGCACGCAAGCAGGGCGGCTACGGCTTAGGTCTGGCTATCGCTAGGTCCATTGTGGACCAGCACAACGGGAAGATCTATGCGAAGAGCGTAGCCGGAGAGTCCGTGACATTCTATGTGCAGTTGCCTTGA
- a CDS encoding Vat family streptogramin A O-acetyltransferase, protein MPSIGPDPNAIYPNPQIKQVRFIKNTLTRPNIIAGDFSYYDDPDEAVTFESRVTHHYEFIGDKLIIGKFCAIARGTEFIMNGANHRMGSVTTYPFNIMGGGWEQATPALADLPYKGDTIIGNDVWIGQNATIMPGVTIGDGAIIAANATVTKDVPAYHIAGGNPARMLRQRFDDELIALLLELKWWDWSPGKISAHLETLCSSDLEQIRALAGLD, encoded by the coding sequence ATGCCTTCTATAGGACCCGATCCAAACGCAATTTACCCAAATCCCCAGATTAAGCAAGTCCGCTTCATCAAAAATACGCTGACCCGCCCCAACATCATCGCCGGAGACTTCTCCTACTATGATGATCCCGACGAGGCGGTGACCTTCGAGAGCCGTGTTACCCATCACTATGAGTTCATCGGCGACAAGCTGATTATCGGCAAGTTCTGCGCCATCGCCAGGGGTACCGAATTCATTATGAACGGCGCCAACCACCGGATGGGCTCCGTGACCACCTACCCCTTCAACATTATGGGCGGCGGCTGGGAGCAGGCCACTCCTGCACTTGCCGACCTACCCTACAAAGGCGATACTATCATCGGCAACGATGTCTGGATCGGCCAGAATGCCACCATTATGCCTGGTGTGACCATTGGCGACGGGGCAATTATCGCCGCTAATGCTACCGTCACCAAGGATGTTCCCGCATACCATATTGCCGGAGGCAACCCGGCCCGGATGTTGCGGCAGCGCTTCGATGACGAGCTCATCGCCCTGCTGCTGGAGCTGAAGTGGTGGGACTGGAGTCCCGGGAAGATTAGCGCCCATCTGGAGACGCTATGCAGCAGTGATCTGGAGCAGATCCGGGCTCTTGCAGGTCTAGACTGA
- a CDS encoding polysaccharide deacetylase family protein — MYSIQIKSKVIQWAAIGSLVVSLFMGSLAVGGEKVFAADCSAGYVALTYDDGPNPSNTTNLLNALQQNGLRATFFNVGQNAQNNPSLVLAQKNAGMWIGNHSWSHANLTQVGTSQISSEITNTQQTLQSITGTAPKLFRPPYGATNATLKSIEAQNGLTEVLWNVDSQDWNGAGTAQIVAAVGTMKNGDVILMHDQYQPTLQAVPQIAQNLKNRGLCSGMISPSTGRAVAPDGGNGPGPAATKVEAESMTKAGQYTANISSPFAGVALYANNDSVKYTQNFASGTHNFSLRGASNNANMARVDLKIGGVTKGTFYYGGSSPAVYTISNVNHGTGNQVIELVVTADDGTWDAYIDYLEIN; from the coding sequence ATGTATTCAATCCAAATTAAATCCAAAGTCATCCAATGGGCCGCCATCGGATCGCTGGTCGTGTCTTTATTTATGGGGTCGCTGGCGGTGGGCGGGGAGAAGGTGTTCGCTGCCGATTGCTCGGCCGGCTATGTAGCTCTAACGTATGATGACGGGCCGAATCCAAGCAACACGACGAACCTGCTGAATGCTCTGCAGCAGAATGGCCTGCGCGCCACTTTTTTCAATGTCGGGCAGAATGCACAGAACAATCCTTCGCTCGTACTCGCCCAAAAGAACGCAGGGATGTGGATTGGTAACCATTCCTGGTCGCATGCGAATTTGACACAGGTGGGCACCTCCCAGATCTCATCGGAGATTACGAATACCCAGCAGACGCTGCAATCCATTACCGGCACTGCTCCGAAGCTGTTCCGTCCGCCGTACGGGGCTACTAACGCGACTCTCAAGTCCATCGAGGCCCAGAACGGCCTGACTGAAGTGCTCTGGAACGTGGATTCGCAAGACTGGAACGGAGCGGGAACTGCCCAGATCGTGGCCGCTGTGGGCACGATGAAGAATGGGGATGTCATCCTGATGCATGACCAGTATCAGCCCACGCTCCAGGCGGTTCCGCAGATTGCGCAGAACCTCAAGAACCGCGGCCTGTGTTCAGGCATGATCTCGCCAAGCACCGGCAGGGCGGTTGCACCTGATGGCGGCAATGGTCCTGGCCCCGCTGCAACGAAGGTAGAGGCGGAGAGCATGACCAAGGCCGGTCAATACACTGCTAACATCAGCTCCCCCTTCGCTGGAGTCGCCCTATACGCGAATAATGATTCTGTGAAGTACACCCAGAATTTCGCCAGCGGCACGCATAATTTCTCTCTGCGCGGAGCCTCCAATAACGCCAATATGGCCAGGGTGGACCTCAAGATCGGTGGGGTGACGAAGGGGACCTTCTACTATGGCGGAAGCAGCCCTGCGGTCTATACGATCAGCAATGTCAACCATGGAACCGGCAATCAGGTGATTGAGCTGGTGGTTACCGCCGATGACGGGACTTGGGATGCTTATATTGATTATCTGGAAATCAATTAA
- a CDS encoding cellulase family glycosylhydrolase has product MTFGFRTLGKMLLALTLLAGTAAIAGQPVKAEGAVKLFYHTSGSRIVDSQGNPAVFNGLNWFGFETPNYSPHGLWSRSMDDVLDQVRAEGYNLIRLPFSSQMFDPASQANSIDYAKNPDLAGLTPIEIMDTLIEKAGQRGIQIFLDRHRPDSGGQSTLWYTAAYPESRWLSDWVMLAARYANNPTVIGADLHNEPHGTASWGTGDLSTDWRLAAQRAGNAILAVNPHWLIIVEGIEQNVQGNTSKYWWGGNLTGVRNYPVTLTVPNQVVYSPHDYGPGVAEQPWFSDPAFPANLPAIWDQTWGYISKENIAPLIMGEFGGRSVDTLSVEGKWQNKLVDYIGTNDLYWTYWTLNPNSGDTGGLLQDDWATWNRPKQLMLNRIMKTVTFPPIEQPGGPGTGPVTATPLYRSDEAGNNVGSIRASLQLKSTSTVPVPLSQFTIRYWFTQDGSSAHTMEIDYAVVGKNNIQTTIVPLAVPVPDADAYAEISFKDGAGSLAASGSTGEIQFRIHKDNYANYSQANDYSFRPLLTSFTANDRITVYHNGTLIYGVEP; this is encoded by the coding sequence ATGACCTTTGGTTTCAGGACACTGGGGAAAATGCTTTTGGCTTTAACACTGCTTGCAGGTACCGCCGCTATTGCCGGACAGCCGGTGAAGGCTGAGGGGGCAGTGAAGCTTTTTTATCACACCTCGGGCAGCCGGATTGTAGATTCGCAGGGGAACCCGGCCGTGTTCAACGGACTCAACTGGTTTGGCTTCGAGACACCCAACTACTCCCCGCACGGATTATGGTCGCGCTCCATGGATGATGTGCTCGATCAGGTCCGCGCAGAAGGGTACAACTTGATTCGCCTGCCGTTCAGCAGTCAAATGTTCGATCCGGCTTCCCAGGCCAACAGCATTGATTATGCCAAAAACCCGGACCTGGCCGGTCTGACTCCCATCGAAATCATGGATACCTTAATTGAAAAAGCCGGCCAGCGCGGCATTCAAATCTTCCTGGACCGACACCGCCCTGATTCCGGCGGGCAATCGACGCTCTGGTATACCGCCGCTTATCCTGAATCCCGCTGGCTCAGTGACTGGGTGATGCTGGCTGCACGGTATGCGAATAATCCTACGGTAATCGGTGCTGACCTGCATAATGAGCCTCATGGCACGGCAAGCTGGGGGACCGGTGATCTCAGCACAGACTGGCGGCTCGCAGCTCAGCGGGCAGGGAATGCAATCCTTGCAGTGAATCCGCACTGGCTGATCATCGTCGAAGGGATCGAGCAGAATGTGCAGGGTAACACCAGCAAGTACTGGTGGGGCGGCAACCTCACCGGGGTGCGGAATTATCCGGTAACGCTTACCGTTCCGAATCAAGTGGTCTATTCTCCGCATGATTACGGTCCCGGGGTGGCGGAGCAGCCGTGGTTCAGCGATCCTGCTTTTCCGGCGAATCTGCCTGCTATATGGGATCAGACCTGGGGTTATATCAGCAAAGAGAACATCGCTCCTCTAATCATGGGTGAATTCGGAGGACGCAGCGTGGATACTCTCTCGGTTGAAGGGAAGTGGCAAAATAAACTAGTCGATTACATCGGCACGAATGACCTGTACTGGACCTACTGGACACTGAATCCCAACAGCGGGGATACCGGCGGTCTGCTGCAGGATGACTGGGCAACCTGGAACCGGCCGAAGCAGCTCATGCTGAACCGGATCATGAAGACGGTCACCTTCCCTCCTATTGAACAGCCTGGAGGCCCAGGGACAGGACCTGTAACCGCCACTCCGCTCTACCGCAGTGATGAGGCCGGCAACAACGTGGGCTCCATCCGGGCAAGTCTTCAGCTAAAGAGCACTTCCACCGTCCCCGTCCCGCTCAGCCAATTCACGATCCGTTACTGGTTCACCCAGGACGGCAGCTCCGCACACACCATGGAGATTGACTACGCCGTTGTTGGCAAAAATAATATCCAGACCACCATCGTCCCGCTCGCGGTCCCGGTCCCTGATGCCGATGCCTACGCTGAAATCTCCTTCAAGGACGGGGCAGGCAGTCTGGCTGCTTCTGGCTCGACCGGAGAGATCCAGTTCCGTATTCATAAGGATAACTATGCGAATTATAGCCAGGCCAACGATTACTCCTTCCGGCCGCTGCTGACCAGCTTCACTGCCAATGACCGGATCACTGTCTACCATAACGGGACGCTGATCTACGGCGTAGAGCCGTAA
- a CDS encoding TetR/AcrR family transcriptional regulator, with protein sequence MAGILPPNPNDPRVIRTRQLIVDAFVRQLNIMDFNSITVGDITKAATINRTTFYAHFQDKYALFEAFLLDAFTNMVLHKVDAKGPLTEKTLQELIVALCNYHENSHRCFKRYDSVALLLEENIKLHLEKLILQLISGSAAATDSKPLATAATLLSWSLYGVTYRWNLEGRSESSSELAERVMPLITGGFPMSPQ encoded by the coding sequence ATGGCTGGCATACTTCCCCCCAATCCGAACGACCCGCGGGTGATTCGGACCCGTCAATTAATTGTGGATGCCTTCGTCCGGCAATTGAATATCATGGACTTCAACTCGATAACCGTCGGCGACATTACCAAAGCAGCTACGATTAACAGGACCACCTTTTATGCACATTTCCAGGATAAATATGCGCTGTTCGAAGCCTTTTTGTTAGATGCCTTTACGAATATGGTCCTCCATAAAGTCGATGCAAAAGGACCGTTGACCGAGAAGACGCTTCAAGAGCTGATAGTTGCATTATGTAATTATCATGAAAACAGCCACCGCTGTTTCAAAAGATATGATTCTGTAGCTCTCTTGCTTGAGGAGAATATTAAGCTGCATCTCGAGAAACTTATCCTGCAGCTGATCTCCGGATCAGCTGCGGCTACAGATTCGAAGCCGCTTGCAACTGCCGCCACCCTGCTAAGCTGGTCCTTATATGGCGTAACCTACCGCTGGAATCTGGAGGGAAGATCAGAGTCTTCCTCCGAACTGGCGGAGCGGGTAATGCCGCTGATCACGGGCGGATTTCCCATGAGCCCCCAATGA
- a CDS encoding NADH:flavin oxidoreductase has protein sequence MAKQQEQIHSLETLFEPYTVQQLTIPNRIVMSPMARAFSPEGVPGEDMAAYYRRRAENGVGLIITVGMIDHPAASSDPGLANLFGEAALNGWREVVRQVHEAGGIIFPQLSHMGMIRPMGSQPHPDAPSIGPSGLDMQGNKISGPMTEEEIAGVIQAYADAAVNAQQAGFDGIELSGGHGLLIDQFFWEITNQRTDRYGGDFLKRTRFAAEVVQAVRAVVGPDYPISIRLSQWKMADYTAKLVDTPEQLEQFLDVLVQAGVDIFHISTRRFWDPEFAGSELGLAGWVKKLTGKTTIAVGSLGMDNDPAEGGDADHQGMEELLKRLDHQEFDLVAVGRALLGDPAWAKKIREGRLEEIQAFTPEAAAQLY, from the coding sequence ATGGCTAAACAACAGGAGCAAATCCATTCACTGGAGACCTTATTTGAACCGTACACGGTTCAACAATTAACTATACCCAACCGGATTGTAATGTCACCGATGGCGCGTGCTTTTTCACCGGAGGGAGTACCGGGTGAGGATATGGCAGCGTATTACCGCCGCCGTGCTGAGAATGGGGTGGGGCTAATCATCACCGTGGGTATGATTGACCATCCGGCAGCAAGCAGTGATCCGGGACTGGCTAATCTCTTTGGTGAAGCCGCTCTGAACGGCTGGCGTGAAGTCGTCAGACAGGTTCATGAGGCCGGCGGTATCATTTTTCCGCAGTTGTCACATATGGGAATGATTCGGCCCATGGGTTCCCAGCCTCACCCGGATGCACCATCAATCGGGCCATCAGGACTCGACATGCAGGGGAACAAGATAAGCGGGCCGATGACAGAAGAAGAAATTGCCGGGGTCATTCAGGCCTATGCCGATGCGGCAGTGAATGCACAGCAAGCTGGCTTCGACGGAATAGAGCTCTCCGGCGGTCACGGCTTGTTGATTGACCAGTTCTTCTGGGAAATAACCAATCAGCGGACGGACCGCTATGGCGGCGATTTCCTGAAGCGTACCCGGTTTGCAGCCGAAGTTGTCCAGGCCGTCCGCGCTGTAGTCGGACCGGATTATCCGATTTCCATCCGGTTGTCCCAGTGGAAGATGGCGGATTACACGGCGAAGCTGGTGGATACACCGGAGCAGCTGGAGCAATTCCTGGATGTGCTGGTACAGGCAGGGGTGGATATTTTCCACATCTCGACCCGCAGGTTCTGGGACCCGGAATTCGCGGGCTCGGAGCTGGGTCTTGCCGGATGGGTGAAGAAGCTTACCGGGAAGACGACGATTGCCGTTGGTTCCTTAGGCATGGACAATGATCCCGCTGAAGGCGGGGATGCAGACCATCAAGGGATGGAGGAGCTGCTGAAGCGGCTGGACCACCAGGAGTTCGATCTGGTAGCGGTTGGACGCGCACTTCTGGGTGATCCGGCATGGGCGAAGAAAATCCGTGAAGGCAGGTTGGAGGAAATTCAAGCCTTTACTCCAGAGGCGGCGGCCCAATTGTACTGA
- a CDS encoding sugar phosphate nucleotidyltransferase, translating to MIALILAAGYATRLYPLTRDTPKPLLPVQGSRTILDLLAARLEVLEEISEILIVTNDRFFHAFEQWQQQYQGLKPVRVLNDGTSSPEGRLGAIGDIQFVLEREQPQEDLLVLAGDNVLGFGLAGYLEYFHQVGTDCILVRKVDDPAELRSIGVAELDAQMRVLSLEEKPQEPRSNIGVFALYIYKRSTLPLFSRYLAEGGNPDAPSYFPEWLHSRQEMRAYYTEGTIDDVGTPEAYAEMRVRLGEQAE from the coding sequence ATGATTGCACTAATCTTGGCTGCGGGATATGCCACCCGCCTCTATCCGTTAACCCGGGATACCCCCAAGCCGCTGCTGCCTGTTCAGGGGAGCCGGACGATCCTGGATCTGCTGGCCGCCCGGCTGGAGGTGCTGGAGGAGATTTCAGAGATTCTCATTGTGACGAATGACCGCTTTTTTCATGCTTTTGAACAGTGGCAGCAGCAGTATCAGGGCTTGAAGCCGGTTCGGGTACTGAACGATGGCACTTCTTCTCCTGAGGGCCGGTTAGGCGCGATTGGCGATATCCAGTTTGTGCTGGAGCGGGAACAGCCGCAGGAGGATCTGCTGGTTCTGGCAGGCGATAATGTGCTGGGATTCGGCCTTGCGGGGTACTTGGAGTATTTTCATCAGGTGGGTACCGACTGTATTCTTGTCCGTAAGGTGGATGATCCGGCTGAGCTTCGCAGTATCGGTGTGGCGGAGCTGGATGCGCAGATGCGGGTCCTGTCGCTGGAGGAGAAGCCGCAGGAGCCCCGCTCGAACATAGGCGTATTCGCTCTCTATATCTATAAGCGGTCCACGCTGCCGCTGTTCTCCCGTTATCTGGCCGAAGGGGGCAACCCGGACGCGCCGAGTTATTTCCCCGAGTGGCTGCATTCCCGTCAGGAGATGCGGGCCTATTATACGGAGGGGACGATTGATGATGTCGGCACCCCGGAGGCCTACGCAGAGATGCGGGTCAGGCTGGGGGAACAGGCAGAGTGA
- a CDS encoding TetR/AcrR family transcriptional regulator, with protein MKVILISSKDKPVPSTERVLKTYQEARLQNTENLRKLVVDAAAAILQEEGPEAVTVRRVSQRMGCSTKIIYSLFVNKEGLAQQLYLEGCKLLAQRFEEVPPSPDLLQHLLDLGEAFWQFGQDYTSYYKLMFGGAFAEFKPDAESMQGTMTAIHRLLVLISTAQEQGQISDQEETGTLVSTIWASLHGVIHLYMGGFLGDVEAAHTIYRQTMRLLSESLFAASKPE; from the coding sequence ATGAAGGTGATTCTTATCAGTAGCAAAGACAAACCTGTACCCTCCACGGAGCGGGTATTAAAAACATATCAGGAAGCCCGTCTGCAAAATACGGAGAATCTCCGTAAGCTTGTGGTGGATGCGGCCGCTGCGATTCTGCAGGAAGAGGGGCCGGAGGCCGTCACTGTGCGCAGAGTATCGCAAAGAATGGGCTGTTCCACCAAGATCATTTACAGTTTGTTTGTCAATAAAGAGGGTCTGGCCCAGCAATTGTATCTGGAGGGCTGCAAGCTGCTGGCCCAGCGCTTCGAAGAGGTGCCGCCGTCGCCAGATCTGCTGCAGCATCTGCTGGATCTGGGCGAAGCGTTCTGGCAGTTCGGACAGGACTATACTAGCTACTATAAGCTGATGTTCGGAGGGGCTTTTGCCGAGTTCAAGCCGGATGCGGAGAGTATGCAGGGGACGATGACCGCCATACACCGCCTGCTGGTTCTAATCAGCACTGCCCAGGAGCAAGGACAGATCTCGGATCAGGAAGAGACCGGGACCCTCGTCAGCACCATATGGGCATCGCTGCACGGTGTAATCCACCTGTATATGGGCGGGTTCCTGGGTGATGTGGAGGCGGCCCATACCATATACAGACAAACAATGAGGCTGCTGTCCGAGTCCTTGTTTGCCGCATCCAAGCCAGAGTAG